The following proteins are encoded in a genomic region of Oceanisphaera profunda:
- a CDS encoding type II secretion system F family protein: MINKVPAIRKRLFAYELARFYRSLGILLQGGIPILTAMAMVRDLLGVMSRPRLEEARQSIQEGHPLSDALSEKGLTTSVALRMLRAGEQSGKLGEMMERTADFYDEENNRWVEWFVRLFEPLLMTFIGLLIGVIVILMYMPIFDLASSIQ, translated from the coding sequence TTGATTAATAAAGTGCCTGCCATCCGCAAACGCTTATTCGCCTATGAGCTGGCGCGTTTTTATCGTTCACTGGGTATTTTACTGCAAGGGGGAATTCCCATTTTGACGGCCATGGCAATGGTTCGTGACCTACTTGGCGTCATGTCTCGCCCTCGGCTCGAAGAGGCCAGACAGAGCATACAAGAAGGACATCCTTTGTCAGACGCGCTATCAGAAAAAGGACTAACGACCTCTGTTGCCCTGCGCATGCTGCGCGCGGGTGAACAGTCCGGAAAACTAGGGGAAATGATGGAACGCACTGCGGACTTCTATGACGAGGAAAATAATCGTTGGGTCGAATGGTTTGTGCGTTTGTTTGAGCCTTTACTCATGACCTTTATCGGGCTACTCATCGGCGTGATTGTTATTCTAATGTATATGCCTATCTTCGATCTGGCTTCAAGCATTCAGTAA
- the gspG gene encoding type II secretion system major pseudopilin GspG, with product MLIHKQRGFTLLELLVVLVVLGLLAGIVAPKYFGQLGRSEVKVASAQIEGLAKALDLYRLDMGRYPSTEQGLNALVIAPNNELKWGGPYLQKQVPQDPWGISYIYRSPGEYGDYDLLSLGKDGQPGGDNENADIVSW from the coding sequence ATGCTAATACATAAGCAACGGGGTTTTACTCTGTTAGAGCTGTTGGTGGTACTCGTGGTACTGGGTCTGCTCGCCGGCATAGTAGCCCCAAAGTATTTCGGCCAATTGGGACGTTCCGAAGTCAAAGTAGCGAGTGCCCAGATAGAGGGTTTAGCAAAGGCATTGGATCTCTACCGGTTGGACATGGGCCGTTATCCCAGTACCGAACAAGGCTTGAACGCCTTGGTCATAGCACCGAACAACGAACTTAAATGGGGCGGGCCTTATCTGCAGAAACAAGTACCTCAAGATCCATGGGGGATAAGTTATATCTATCGTTCCCCTGGTGAGTATGGCGATTACGATCTACTGTCTCTGGGTAAGGACGGACAACCCGGTGGTGACAACGAAAATGCCGATATTGTCAGCTGGTAA
- the mnxG gene encoding manganese-oxidizing multicopper oxidase MnxG: MIRNSHSKISHTLPPCNATSRSLTHISGSILLTTALLFFSHNAQAAISCARNLEANIVALDQPLMFNRLGAQNVNGMMFALRRDVVDSNDVPLAMGGAAVPGGVTLRADKRPRPLVLKVAAGDCLTVNLQNLLANQSNPHNADVAELHIDEQVADRHVGFEVAGMQAVNTIGDIATYVGRNESALLAPGASRTYTLYAEHEGAFAATSYGATLGGEGTSGNVGNGLFAQVIVLPKRAKVYRNTLTEEEMRLATTARTPAGQPVINYEARYPMTEPWLTEGKAGLPILNLVDGNEIIASHTDTVVMGPNADGSFPPETYPLESIGKRNPALPNRLEPFRDFTAAFQDEAAVAQAFPGYWADPVFGHVLAPVRDAFMINYGAGGLGSELIANRLGVGPMHDCMSCAYEEFFLSAHTVGDVAMLVDVPANVGLEQMRPGEVPPADSIGIKATMALYPDEPSNVSHSYQGDFVKIRNTHSGIENHIFHLHGHQWLFNPNDDNSDYLDAQGLGPGSGYTYEIANGGSGNRNRSAGDSIYHCHFYPHFAQGMWAMWRVHDVFEEGTRLQVSEDGDDGYHSEPFALRSGLPAANARALPDGEIVAGTPIPAIVPLPGKAMPPMPGKVTVVTKYGSDPEDDGEAVAVGSVALVDRSEANRNADGNLKNPGFPFWIGGIEHTVGQRAPTPPLDMLEPATAQALKDSGNSLWAALDPAQVDGWNGGLPRHALQGWSSGGEAEVITSALDFTKVITRAKPVFFPEEGTDVEQAAMAYHAMAQHPSFTVLPNGEVQPRSFLTNGSPPVSGAPFFEPCIDDRQKRLTQTSGPGEFVSGERADGMSFTGSSQFTADKPRIYKAANIQIDAVFNKVGYHYPQTRMLALWEDAWPIINKQQPPEPLVMRLNTFDCAMYQQTNLIPAFFELDDYQVRTPTDVMGQHIHLPKWDQTSSDGGANGWNYEDGVLSPTTVVERIEAIREYNQCQNNDPREGTDACPEAKVHPYFGQFNRSDWVGARTTMQRWFADPVVNIHNIDRGLGNIFTHDHFSPSTHQQLGLYATVLTEPAGSEWFHSETGARLYDTATRQDGGPTSWQAVIATGDLNGDGKNDSFREFFLEYSDFQHAYEAGVYVGAGPDGVPNPGAYPATSDSFRYAINPPVRQGASSLLESVVDAEGGQVPGCPSRPCPQAISVEDPGIYTVNYRNEPLGLRIYDPERLAPDGKPGMQAAGLAGDLSYALQSRTDRAIPALNLAPSAITSAVGPTGGTTHFPPHINYGGDQPGDPFTPLLRTYSGDNVRLRIHAGGYEEAHNVALHGVKWLRTGTGYGSSSNSGWRASQMVGLSEQFGFAAPVAMLSSSDSETGDYLYSMSASAEGYWNGMWGIMRNYTNSRSDLFPLPSNPKPLAMRNTTDFDGSCPIFGPNPNGIGTRATPQRNYEIVAVLANDILDNPLGLTIGDPSGNGLHVGGPLNPAGGTLVYNSRLVSIPEASVIDDETGEVSVIGGQSGPLHDPTAVMYVHKSDLDPQTGKLKAGVPIEPLMLRAAAGDCVTVTLENRLPMEMPDLPNFSVMPSVVKRDRFASKGVTAFNNNLMRPSSHVGLHAQLLAYDITKGDGANVGINPVQTVPPRAAGALEYPSRSYQYYAGHYEREGRPVARMGRNVDRIMTQPIEFGGLNLMQADPIKQPQKGLSAAMVVSPLGSTWTEDAGMRAAARVQPLGKPAYRDFTLLWQRGLNMRWANGKPVENMAPEGFGVPADPEDNSGMAINYKSEPLWYRFAKAPDAPFGRAGGHGWGDIPNAHMGYSNALTGADPETPILTVAPGQPFRTHVLQSSSAGRSGSFQLTGHVWGRMPYIAEKQDGYGYPMKYPGIGSVAFGYNPLDIYTGVQENILPAAHFSMMFPSAGGGNAVPGDYLYRDFAGGGNANGLWGILRVENQQSVPVTPPPADNGRPPRGDRNRR; this comes from the coding sequence ATGATACGGAACAGTCATTCGAAAATATCCCATACACTCCCGCCTTGTAACGCAACATCAAGGTCATTAACCCATATTTCTGGGTCCATATTATTAACGACAGCCTTACTCTTTTTCTCACACAACGCACAAGCGGCGATTAGTTGCGCCCGCAATTTAGAAGCCAATATTGTTGCTCTTGACCAGCCACTGATGTTTAACCGCTTAGGTGCACAGAATGTGAACGGCATGATGTTCGCTCTGCGCCGAGACGTGGTGGATAGCAATGATGTTCCTTTGGCCATGGGAGGCGCTGCAGTACCCGGTGGCGTGACCTTGAGAGCTGATAAGCGACCCCGGCCACTGGTATTGAAGGTGGCTGCCGGTGACTGTTTGACGGTGAACTTGCAGAACCTATTGGCCAATCAGTCCAACCCTCATAATGCCGATGTAGCCGAGTTGCACATTGATGAACAGGTCGCGGATCGGCATGTCGGGTTTGAAGTGGCCGGTATGCAGGCAGTGAACACGATTGGCGATATTGCCACTTATGTTGGTCGTAACGAGAGTGCTTTGTTAGCCCCAGGTGCTAGTCGCACTTATACCCTTTATGCCGAGCATGAAGGTGCTTTTGCTGCAACTAGCTATGGGGCCACCTTAGGCGGTGAAGGTACTAGTGGTAACGTGGGTAATGGCCTGTTTGCGCAAGTTATTGTGTTGCCAAAAAGAGCCAAGGTTTACCGAAATACCCTGACCGAAGAAGAGATGCGATTAGCCACCACCGCTAGGACACCAGCGGGGCAGCCGGTGATCAATTATGAAGCTCGTTATCCCATGACTGAACCTTGGCTGACCGAAGGTAAGGCCGGATTACCTATTCTGAACCTAGTGGACGGTAACGAGATTATAGCCAGCCATACCGATACCGTTGTCATGGGGCCTAATGCCGATGGTAGCTTTCCGCCTGAGACTTATCCGTTGGAAAGTATCGGCAAACGAAACCCCGCCTTGCCCAATCGACTGGAACCCTTTCGCGACTTTACTGCGGCCTTTCAGGATGAAGCTGCTGTCGCGCAGGCATTCCCCGGTTATTGGGCCGATCCGGTATTCGGTCATGTGTTGGCGCCAGTGCGGGATGCGTTCATGATCAACTACGGTGCCGGTGGCTTGGGCTCGGAGCTGATTGCCAATCGGCTCGGTGTTGGTCCCATGCATGATTGTATGTCGTGTGCTTACGAGGAGTTTTTCCTCAGTGCGCATACCGTTGGTGATGTGGCCATGTTAGTGGATGTGCCTGCCAACGTTGGTTTGGAACAGATGCGCCCTGGTGAAGTGCCTCCGGCTGACAGCATAGGTATTAAGGCTACTATGGCTTTGTATCCAGACGAACCCTCTAACGTTAGTCACAGTTATCAGGGGGACTTTGTCAAAATACGTAACACTCACTCGGGGATTGAAAATCATATTTTTCACTTACATGGCCATCAGTGGCTGTTCAACCCCAATGATGATAACTCCGATTACTTAGATGCTCAGGGCCTAGGCCCGGGATCGGGCTATACCTATGAAATTGCCAACGGCGGCTCAGGTAACCGTAACCGTTCGGCCGGTGACTCTATCTACCACTGCCATTTTTATCCGCACTTTGCTCAAGGTATGTGGGCGATGTGGCGGGTACATGATGTGTTTGAAGAAGGTACTCGTCTACAGGTTTCCGAAGACGGAGATGATGGTTATCACTCTGAACCTTTTGCTTTGCGCAGCGGCCTGCCCGCGGCAAACGCGCGCGCCTTGCCCGATGGCGAAATAGTGGCGGGCACTCCTATACCGGCAATCGTGCCTCTACCGGGCAAGGCCATGCCGCCTATGCCGGGTAAGGTGACTGTGGTGACCAAGTACGGCAGTGACCCTGAAGATGATGGGGAAGCGGTCGCTGTGGGTTCCGTTGCTTTGGTGGATCGCAGCGAGGCCAATCGTAACGCCGATGGTAATCTGAAAAATCCAGGCTTCCCGTTCTGGATTGGTGGGATTGAGCACACTGTCGGCCAGCGGGCACCTACGCCGCCGTTAGATATGCTAGAGCCTGCTACTGCTCAGGCATTAAAAGATAGCGGTAATAGCTTGTGGGCAGCACTCGATCCTGCACAGGTAGACGGTTGGAATGGTGGCTTGCCTCGTCACGCGCTGCAAGGTTGGTCGAGCGGCGGCGAAGCCGAAGTGATCACCAGCGCGCTGGATTTTACTAAGGTTATCACCCGTGCCAAGCCGGTTTTCTTTCCAGAAGAGGGGACCGATGTCGAACAGGCAGCCATGGCATACCATGCCATGGCTCAGCACCCCAGTTTTACGGTGTTACCGAATGGTGAAGTGCAGCCGAGAAGCTTTTTGACCAACGGTTCTCCCCCAGTATCTGGGGCTCCTTTCTTTGAGCCCTGTATCGATGATCGGCAAAAACGTTTGACCCAAACGTCAGGTCCTGGTGAATTTGTCAGCGGCGAACGGGCGGATGGCATGTCTTTTACCGGCTCATCCCAATTTACTGCCGACAAGCCCCGCATTTATAAAGCCGCCAATATTCAAATTGATGCGGTGTTCAACAAGGTGGGGTATCACTATCCACAGACTCGGATGTTGGCGCTGTGGGAAGACGCTTGGCCCATCATCAATAAACAGCAGCCACCAGAGCCGCTGGTGATGCGACTGAACACCTTCGATTGCGCTATGTACCAGCAAACCAACCTGATCCCTGCCTTTTTCGAGCTGGATGACTATCAGGTGCGCACACCGACTGATGTGATGGGGCAGCATATTCACTTACCTAAATGGGATCAGACGTCTTCCGATGGTGGGGCTAATGGCTGGAACTATGAAGATGGTGTCTTGTCACCCACTACAGTGGTTGAGCGTATCGAAGCGATTCGTGAGTACAATCAGTGCCAGAACAATGATCCACGCGAAGGGACAGATGCGTGCCCTGAGGCCAAGGTGCATCCTTATTTTGGCCAGTTCAATCGCAGCGACTGGGTAGGGGCGAGAACCACTATGCAGCGCTGGTTCGCCGATCCTGTGGTGAATATTCATAATATCGATCGCGGCTTGGGCAATATTTTTACCCATGACCATTTTTCTCCTTCAACCCATCAGCAATTGGGACTCTATGCCACCGTATTAACTGAGCCAGCTGGTTCTGAGTGGTTTCACTCGGAAACTGGTGCGCGCCTGTATGATACGGCGACACGCCAAGATGGCGGCCCCACCTCTTGGCAGGCCGTGATTGCCACAGGTGATCTTAACGGTGATGGCAAGAACGACAGTTTCCGAGAGTTTTTCTTGGAGTACAGTGATTTCCAACATGCCTATGAGGCCGGTGTCTATGTCGGCGCGGGACCAGATGGTGTGCCTAACCCCGGCGCTTATCCCGCGACGAGCGATAGCTTCCGCTATGCCATCAACCCGCCAGTGCGCCAAGGAGCCAGTTCTTTGCTGGAATCTGTGGTGGATGCGGAGGGCGGTCAAGTACCCGGTTGTCCAAGCAGACCTTGCCCGCAGGCGATCTCGGTCGAAGACCCCGGTATTTACACTGTTAACTATCGTAATGAGCCGCTGGGGCTGCGTATCTATGATCCGGAACGGCTGGCGCCTGATGGCAAACCGGGTATGCAGGCTGCAGGACTGGCTGGTGACCTGTCCTACGCACTGCAAAGTCGTACCGACCGAGCCATACCCGCATTGAACTTAGCACCCAGTGCCATTACCTCGGCTGTGGGACCTACCGGTGGCACAACTCACTTCCCACCCCACATCAACTATGGTGGTGATCAGCCAGGTGATCCTTTTACCCCATTACTGCGTACCTATTCTGGGGATAATGTACGGTTAAGAATACATGCGGGTGGGTATGAGGAGGCACACAACGTTGCCCTGCATGGGGTTAAATGGCTGCGTACCGGCACCGGTTACGGCTCTAGCTCTAACTCCGGCTGGCGTGCTTCGCAGATGGTAGGTCTCTCGGAGCAATTCGGTTTTGCTGCCCCAGTGGCCATGCTATCAAGCTCGGACTCTGAGACAGGTGACTACCTCTATTCCATGAGTGCATCAGCAGAAGGTTATTGGAATGGTATGTGGGGGATCATGCGTAACTACACCAACAGCCGCAGTGATTTATTCCCGCTACCGAGTAACCCCAAGCCGCTGGCGATGCGTAATACGACGGACTTTGATGGATCCTGTCCAATATTTGGGCCAAATCCTAATGGTATAGGTACCAGGGCAACGCCACAGCGCAACTACGAAATAGTGGCCGTGCTGGCTAACGATATCTTAGATAACCCTTTAGGGCTGACGATTGGTGATCCCAGTGGTAACGGCCTGCATGTGGGTGGCCCGCTCAATCCTGCTGGTGGCACCTTGGTTTATAACTCACGTTTAGTGAGCATACCTGAGGCGAGTGTAATAGATGATGAAACAGGTGAAGTCAGCGTGATTGGTGGTCAATCTGGACCGCTGCATGATCCCACAGCCGTCATGTATGTACATAAGTCCGATCTGGATCCTCAGACCGGTAAGCTGAAAGCGGGCGTACCTATTGAACCGCTTATGCTGAGAGCGGCCGCCGGTGATTGCGTTACCGTCACATTAGAAAACAGATTACCAATGGAGATGCCCGATTTACCTAACTTCTCTGTGATGCCAAGCGTGGTTAAGCGTGACCGCTTTGCGAGCAAAGGAGTCACGGCGTTTAACAATAATCTGATGCGACCTTCCAGCCATGTGGGCTTACATGCACAATTGCTGGCTTATGACATCACTAAAGGAGACGGTGCTAACGTGGGTATTAACCCAGTACAGACAGTGCCGCCACGCGCAGCGGGAGCTCTTGAGTATCCGAGCCGTAGTTATCAGTATTATGCAGGGCACTATGAACGAGAAGGGCGACCCGTTGCTCGTATGGGACGTAATGTCGATCGGATCATGACGCAGCCTATCGAGTTCGGTGGTTTGAATCTGATGCAAGCGGATCCTATCAAGCAGCCACAGAAAGGCTTGTCGGCGGCCATGGTAGTCAGCCCCCTTGGGTCTACTTGGACTGAAGATGCGGGCATGCGCGCTGCAGCAAGGGTACAGCCCTTGGGTAAACCGGCCTATCGTGACTTTACCTTGCTTTGGCAACGAGGGCTGAACATGCGTTGGGCCAATGGCAAACCGGTGGAAAATATGGCACCGGAAGGCTTTGGGGTACCCGCGGATCCGGAAGATAACTCAGGCATGGCGATCAACTATAAGAGTGAGCCGCTTTGGTACCGATTTGCCAAGGCACCCGATGCTCCCTTTGGTCGTGCGGGTGGCCATGGTTGGGGGGATATACCCAACGCTCATATGGGTTACAGCAATGCTTTAACCGGTGCGGACCCCGAAACGCCGATATTGACCGTCGCTCCTGGCCAACCGTTCCGTACCCATGTGCTGCAAAGTAGCTCTGCCGGTCGCTCGGGAAGCTTCCAGCTGACGGGTCATGTGTGGGGACGCATGCCTTACATAGCCGAGAAACAGGACGGTTATGGTTATCCGATGAAATACCCAGGTATAGGGTCTGTGGCCTTTGGTTATAACCCGCTGGACATCTATACCGGGGTTCAGGAAAACATTCTGCCGGCGGCTCATTTCAGCATGATGTTCCCGAGTGCCGGTGGTGGGAATGCAGTGCCAGGAGACTATTTGTACCGAGATTTTGCGGGAGGTGGTAATGCCAACGGCTTATGGGGCATCTTGCGGGTCGAAAACCAGCAGTCTGTACCCGTGACACCTCCGCCTGCAGATAACGGCAGACCACCGCGAGGTGATCGGAACCGAAGATAG
- a CDS encoding SCO family protein: MKGCSNTRTAKLFTLMTISLLSASVQAHSPEQHAHAHAEPTQAADTTVHFVEVPLLDQHGHTVNLKQDLVADKLVVMSFVYTSCTTVCPVVSGLMKQVQSLLGERVGAEVQLVSISVDPLRDTPSRLQQYSQGFNAGDGWSWLTGTTQSINQTLKGLGAWAADYEAHPPLIMVGDGRSNNWSRFYGFTAPEVLVAKVDELSSARHSLAKQDPAMHTGAHL; the protein is encoded by the coding sequence ATGAAAGGATGCAGCAACACACGCACAGCTAAGTTATTTACTCTGATGACCATAAGTCTGCTCAGCGCGTCAGTGCAGGCGCATTCTCCTGAACAGCACGCGCATGCCCACGCCGAGCCTACTCAGGCAGCGGATACCACTGTGCATTTCGTCGAGGTGCCCCTGCTCGACCAACATGGCCACACGGTCAACCTCAAGCAGGATCTGGTGGCAGACAAGCTAGTGGTGATGAGCTTTGTTTACACCAGTTGTACGACAGTGTGCCCAGTGGTGTCCGGATTAATGAAGCAGGTACAAAGCCTGCTGGGGGAGCGGGTCGGAGCTGAGGTGCAGCTGGTGTCCATCAGCGTAGATCCCTTACGTGATACTCCTTCTCGGTTGCAGCAATATTCGCAGGGTTTTAACGCAGGGGACGGCTGGAGCTGGCTTACCGGCACCACACAATCGATAAACCAAACTCTAAAGGGGTTGGGCGCTTGGGCCGCGGATTATGAGGCCCATCCACCCTTGATCATGGTCGGTGATGGCCGCAGCAATAACTGGTCGCGATTCTATGGTTTTACTGCTCCAGAAGTATTGGTCGCCAAGGTAGACGAGCTCAGCAGCGCTCGTCATTCGCTGGCTAAACAGGATCCCGCTATGCATACAGGAGCGCATCTATGA
- a CDS encoding lytic transglycosylase domain-containing protein, with the protein MKAPTLIWLVLSLSTGVHADVYVMTASDGSITLTNIPAKGKRYTLLRREPKVVTPQGARIDHVLAPLPSLKGRPFAALITQVAQEQKLPENLLHGIISAESSYNPSALSPKGAIGLMQLMPDTAKELGVDDAWDPLSNIRGGARYVKRLMKMFDNDLSLVLAAYNAGPGAVRTRGDIIPPFPETQQYVAKVTEHYRQLQAMVH; encoded by the coding sequence ATGAAAGCACCAACTCTGATTTGGCTAGTTTTAAGTTTGTCTACTGGGGTGCATGCTGATGTGTATGTGATGACCGCCAGTGACGGCAGTATTACTCTGACGAATATTCCTGCTAAAGGAAAACGCTACACCTTGTTACGGCGCGAGCCTAAGGTAGTTACACCACAAGGTGCACGAATTGACCACGTATTAGCGCCTTTACCTAGCTTAAAAGGACGTCCTTTTGCTGCTTTGATTACTCAGGTTGCTCAGGAACAAAAACTGCCAGAAAATTTACTGCATGGGATAATTTCTGCTGAGTCTAGTTATAATCCGTCCGCCCTGTCCCCAAAAGGGGCGATTGGTTTGATGCAGTTAATGCCTGATACGGCGAAAGAACTGGGTGTCGATGATGCTTGGGATCCTTTGTCGAATATCCGCGGTGGCGCTCGTTATGTGAAACGATTGATGAAGATGTTCGATAACGATCTTTCTTTAGTACTCGCTGCCTATAACGCAGGTCCAGGCGCGGTAAGAACACGTGGTGACATTATCCCTCCTTTCCCAGAAACCCAGCAATATGTAGCTAAAGTGACCGAACATTATCGGCAGTTACAGGCCATGGTGCACTAA
- a CDS encoding type II secretion system F family protein, giving the protein MRFHIKGVTKQAAIVSLTLEASSAADAQLLAEKQQLRVLAVRPAQRWSLNHWRPREAFPLLLFSQELATLLKAGLALIDALESLAEKESTPRANKILSGLVRQLYEGKSFSLALAQFPSDFPPLYIALIQSSEKTGTVGESLDRYVSYHRRMDEIRQKVLSASLYPLLLFVVGCGVLLFLIGYVVPRFSLVFEG; this is encoded by the coding sequence ATGCGTTTTCATATCAAAGGGGTCACTAAACAAGCCGCTATTGTTTCTCTGACGCTAGAGGCATCATCTGCAGCGGATGCCCAACTGCTCGCCGAGAAGCAACAATTGCGTGTGCTCGCAGTGCGCCCTGCACAACGTTGGTCACTGAATCATTGGCGTCCCCGCGAGGCTTTTCCACTCCTGTTGTTCAGCCAAGAACTTGCCACCTTGCTAAAAGCTGGACTGGCGCTGATCGATGCCTTAGAAAGTTTGGCAGAGAAAGAATCAACGCCGCGAGCAAATAAGATCCTTTCTGGCCTTGTTCGCCAACTCTATGAGGGCAAATCATTTTCTTTGGCATTAGCGCAGTTTCCCTCGGACTTTCCACCTCTCTATATTGCCTTGATACAGTCCAGTGAAAAAACCGGTACCGTCGGTGAATCTCTGGATCGCTACGTTAGTTATCATCGTCGAATGGATGAGATCCGCCAAAAGGTACTTAGTGCCTCACTCTATCCACTTTTGCTCTTCGTTGTCGGTTGCGGGGTACTGCTGTTTTTAATCGGTTATGTAGTCCCCCGCTTCAGTCTGGTGTTTGAGGGGTAG
- a CDS encoding YncE family protein produces the protein MKLSSIFYVLCCAAPLLATQLPVQATETTTKPSAAVDAAHLVQNAETEGMNHLQRDGVDIDFEIRPLGNDAMPTEGKLVDIRFRLRDATTGQPISGQVPGAWLDAAQSVPEGGDYQSQCKSRIGYYLKGRMGARPLIDFNSYYLLVLNQDASLTVIDPSISVGGITSTLSRIALKRAPMDWVASTDDKRLYVSMPNAGEVAVIDTNSFKVLTNIAAGPDPIRVALQPDQRYLWVGNDSRHAEQGGVTVIDTQSLERVKTLITGAGHHDITFSDDSRYAFVSNRDAGALTVFDVETLSQVAKINTGAHPLAVAFSPLSQAVYVSDGKDGTVTVVDARSLQVRKVIQIGRGIGPLRFSQNGRFGIVLNTMEDSATIIDAATDEVLHSVEVSAEPYQLVFTRSYAYIRGLASSKVSMISLLSLGEGKTPTVQRFEAGPAAPKLAGDLPIATSLAPAREDAAVFVVNPVDNSTYFYTEGMNAPMFSYLNRGHAARAAKVIDRSLREVEPGVYSTRVKLPPAGQFDVALMLNQPELTHCFSTEVALDPALVQQLQKPKVEFMWDKPLLAGSPAKIRVQLTLGRDSQPLSGVADLRLRYFLAPSSRPREVEVLEVGKGLYEAKIELESTGAYYLHLASTSLGLGFNDLPYTSLRTQAATLKTAQSR, from the coding sequence GTGAAACTATCATCGATATTTTATGTGCTCTGTTGCGCGGCACCTTTGTTGGCTACCCAGCTTCCAGTGCAGGCGACCGAGACCACCACTAAACCATCGGCGGCTGTTGATGCCGCCCACCTTGTTCAAAACGCCGAAACCGAGGGCATGAATCACCTGCAGCGTGATGGCGTTGACATCGACTTTGAAATCCGTCCCCTTGGTAACGATGCTATGCCGACAGAAGGAAAGTTGGTCGATATCCGGTTTCGTCTTCGCGATGCGACTACGGGGCAACCCATTTCCGGTCAGGTACCCGGTGCTTGGCTCGATGCGGCCCAAAGTGTTCCCGAGGGGGGAGATTATCAATCGCAGTGCAAGTCCAGAATCGGTTATTACCTCAAGGGGCGTATGGGAGCGCGTCCGCTGATTGACTTTAATAGTTACTATCTACTGGTACTCAATCAAGACGCGAGTTTAACGGTGATAGACCCGTCCATTTCGGTGGGGGGGATCACCAGTACCCTAAGTCGCATCGCACTCAAGCGTGCCCCCATGGACTGGGTGGCAAGTACGGATGACAAGCGACTTTATGTCTCCATGCCCAACGCCGGAGAAGTGGCGGTGATAGATACCAACAGCTTTAAGGTGTTGACCAATATAGCGGCCGGGCCCGATCCGATCCGGGTGGCACTACAGCCGGATCAGCGTTATTTATGGGTCGGTAACGACAGTCGCCATGCGGAGCAGGGCGGAGTGACCGTCATTGATACCCAGAGTTTGGAGCGGGTAAAAACGCTGATCACCGGGGCTGGGCATCATGATATTACCTTTAGCGACGACTCTCGTTATGCCTTTGTCAGCAATCGGGATGCGGGAGCCTTGACGGTGTTTGATGTAGAGACATTGAGTCAAGTAGCGAAAATCAATACTGGGGCGCATCCCTTGGCAGTGGCATTCTCGCCTTTATCGCAGGCTGTTTATGTCAGCGATGGCAAGGATGGCACTGTGACTGTGGTCGATGCGCGTAGTTTGCAGGTGCGCAAGGTCATTCAAATCGGTCGCGGCATAGGACCCTTGCGGTTTAGTCAGAACGGCCGCTTTGGCATAGTACTCAACACCATGGAAGACAGCGCAACTATCATAGACGCGGCAACCGATGAGGTACTGCATAGTGTTGAAGTGTCGGCTGAACCTTATCAGCTGGTATTTACTCGTTCTTATGCTTATATCCGCGGGCTTGCCTCATCCAAAGTCTCCATGATTAGTTTGTTATCTTTGGGCGAAGGAAAAACACCCACAGTTCAGCGTTTCGAAGCGGGACCTGCGGCGCCCAAGCTGGCTGGGGATCTTCCCATCGCCACCAGCTTGGCACCGGCAAGGGAAGACGCCGCGGTGTTCGTGGTTAATCCCGTGGACAACAGTACTTACTTCTACACTGAGGGGATGAACGCCCCCATGTTTAGTTACCTGAATCGTGGGCATGCGGCGCGGGCAGCCAAGGTGATAGATCGCAGTTTACGGGAGGTAGAGCCCGGCGTTTACAGCACCCGAGTTAAGCTGCCGCCGGCCGGTCAGTTTGATGTGGCGCTGATGCTCAACCAACCGGAGCTGACGCACTGTTTTTCCACCGAGGTGGCACTCGATCCGGCACTGGTGCAGCAGTTACAAAAGCCCAAGGTGGAGTTTATGTGGGATAAGCCCTTGCTAGCCGGCTCACCAGCCAAGATACGAGTGCAGTTGACGCTGGGGCGAGACAGTCAGCCGCTGAGCGGCGTTGCTGATTTACGGCTACGTTATTTTCTTGCTCCTTCTTCTCGTCCGCGTGAAGTTGAAGTGCTGGAGGTGGGGAAGGGCCTCTATGAGGCCAAAATTGAACTAGAATCAACTGGAGCCTATTACTTGCATCTGGCTTCAACCTCTCTGGGGTTGGGATTTAATGACTTGCCTTATACGAGCCTACGCACACAAGCCGCCACATTGAAGACGGCACAGTCTCGTTGA